cactagatcgcgtatgtgtgtaaaataggatccacattggcaatctatacaatgtataaatgttgctgtgatgttagaaatttactatgtaaaagcagactgtgtgttctttcattaaatttcaaaatcatacaaatataactatatatataaactaattagggttatgagacaaaatttaGAGACGTaaattggcttcgttattttcccgtcctaatagtttttaaccatttcaaccactggcagatgattaaccttcaaagtgtttcatttgttttcataatacctttgtaatgaagtaaaattacttgaccttagttgatctgtctataattaaactctcagttgcgcatacggactgcgcagcagaggtcacgaaccagtcgcGAATTCtaggatatcatccgggtactctcgggtgaaaaacaataacaaacgtttacaccagtccacggaaattgctccgcatcagtgcccctttaaataatACAGTTAAGTATTTATCGGTATTACTAGCCGTATCGGAGTTTGTCTCTAGCATATTTCGCATTCCCAGGAAACTCGGTCCAGGCAACTCAGCCACAGCTTTCGGAACATGTCtctagagttacttcccttcgcGAACTCTTCAGAAGCACCTGtcaatacaaataaacaaactatgTCGGCCGGCGAAGTTGGGGTGAGTGGTGTCTGGCAACAGTGGAAACGGCCACAGTATATTCATATACTTGGCTCTGTCTTTGAATTAAAGTCTGATAATGTCAAAGCAGTATAAGTATTGTTTTAGATGATTACATTCCAAATGGTCAGCGACAAGACCCTTAAACTTTTGGCCAATACATTTCCCAAAACAGATTAGAAGTTATACATACTAACATAAGCGGAtccgtgtgtgtgcgtgcatgggTGTTTGCGTGCATGCAATGAACCCCCCTCCagaatgtgtacaaaattgctgGCCCCCCTACCTACCCAGAACAAAAAAGGACAACCTCCTCCGCCTCCCCAAATCATCACCACccactagccataaattattaaTGGAccttaaatgaccattgaaactctcgtgAAAACTGTGTAGCCCCCTTTCTCAGGAAGCTGTATCCGTCCCTGTAATATGTAGTAATAAACAAACTATGTTATGAATTAATTTTAAGGAAATAGACCATCGCGAGTGAGGACTTTGTGACTACCAGAATACATAGCATAACCTCTACCCTATGTGTTCACTCAAGTATTCATGGAAGTGtttaactaactaactaactaactaactaactaactaactaactaactaactaactaataAGGTGTGCGTAAATGGTTGCATGGTACATCCAGCATTTATGATGATTTTCAACTTCAGCATCTCTAGCATTCACATATCAGTAAACCTATTCTTTCCTGTGGTTCTTGCAATATCAAATTACCCACCCTTGATTTCCATTGATGAAATGCCCTTCTTGTAAGGAACATACTGCCACAATCATTATCCCCTGCTGTGCTTTTGGCGTGAAGCGGAGGATATAGCATGAGGCTCCATGCATATGTATGTACGAATttgaatatcttaagaaccattcACTTGATTCTTTTCATACTTGTGTCTTAGCGGGTAGAGAGAATAATGTTGGTGGAGGGGAGCACACACACAACGCTACTTGTGGTTACAGTTGACAGCCGtttatttcagttaaaatgAACAGTTGAGGTGACcctgaaaacatacatacatgtaactaCATATATGAGCGTAGCATTCATAGCATGGCATTCATATGTAAGTATTGCATTTTCCATTTATTAACGGGATATAACTAGCCCTGATACTGCTCTAGCAcgaatacatttcaaaatataaataacaacatGAAAACTATTCATACATACGTAAATCATTTAGGATATTCAATAAGTATTATACACATATACCTGAGGAAAATGCATGAAGTTTAATACTTAAAAGGTCCTATAAGGTACACTTACCACTGTGTGGCAATGAGTGACTACGACCTCTCATGCAGTTGAGTTCTCGAAGATCATTCTAAGAAAATTAAATTATTTGTACACATGCAAGCGGACACTATACACTATATATTAACTATATACAAGTACTTAAAATTGAAAAGTATAAACTATGAAACTAATAATGATTAAAAACATGACCTGGCCACACttggtacctaggttcatcatAATAAAGGACaggtctcagtcaggtttggtgacccttaccttcatttcaaggtcataaAGTGGAATTTAACCTTTTAGTAAgttttacccttgtcagcaagatatctcaagaaccattcccaGAAttgtcttcatattcaacaccaagttTATTCTAAGGATGATGTAGGGCCCAgtagattttggtgaccttctcTTAATGTTCAAGGTCATGGAGGCACTTTGATGATTTCAGCATATTCACCTGCATGTGAAGCTTGTCAACgcgatatctcaagaactggcCAATGGATTTTCTTATTCATCACCAAGCTTCATCGTCGGAAGGTgcatttaacttcatcttaacCTACAaccttcattttcattactttttaagtttaGTTTAATAATTTGTGGTGCGGGATTATGTCACCATAGTGACAATGCCTGTCTCATTTTCATTTTAGCAGGAGGAGATATTTGTTTGCCATGAAGCTGATCTCGTAGGATCTGACAGAAAAAGAGTAACAGTGTGTGGGAGGGATGTGTTCATAGTCAAAGTGAGAGGACAGTTCTATGCCATGGACAGTTTCTGCTATCGTATGTATAGACCTTTtatgtgtcatattttttaaaacctAATATCACTACTCACTTATATGTTTGTCTCTTGTTTAACAACACACTCAgccatatttcagctatatggcttcAGTCTGTAAgcatggtaaataatcgagtcacaaccagacaacccagtcatTGCATGAAACTGACACCCAATCCCAttgatcgcctcttacgaccagcatgaACACCAGTTCTAGCCTGGATCTTGTTGAGCATGATTACTTATTAAGCACAGTTTGCTTTATTAAAAGACGTGGCCTTGAAATAAATAGCAATGACATAATAGTTCAATTTCAATCAGGAAGACGTAGCACAAGGCTCATGGTTAATTTTTTCTGAATGTTGTAATGAGATAGGGTGACTCACCTGTATTACAAAATTCCGAAAATGATCCAAACCAAAGAAAATTTATCTCCCCAGACTGTCACCCTGAAAGAAGTAAATAATCCATGAAAGGAGgatgcgtcaggtaaccttggTAACGAATCGTGGACATTTGCActtaccttttgaacttttagcAATGCAAAGGTTTGTACCTGAGagattccgaatgctatattCCCTATGGtcacttccaggtgatgcacaggagcacaccacaacagaGAATAAACAATTgctgaaaatagcatttttgGCAGTATTCAAGGATGTAAGCTTGCGGAAAttttagctaatggtaaccatgtcaacagaaaccaaaaagcatacatactgcaggtcaaatatcagtgttatctgtggatttttgtttgctGAGAGATCATTTCCAGTGGCCATTGTATTTCGTAGGTCACACCAAACCCTTAACAGTAGCCATTGTGTGATTAGTTAACTAGAATCCGTTTAGCGgtcttgcatttgattggacagtcataggtcgctcaaaggttacctgatgcaacctcCTACTATATTTTTTTAGGCCCAGTGTATGAATATAACGAATAACACTAGGGCTAAGTTTATTTCGACTGTCCCTGAAAGGTGGTGCTTATGCATGATGTTTTTATAAATGCAGTTGTCTTGAATGGAACAATAAACCCCATCCATTTACATTCAGCTCATCTCATCTTACCTCACCTGTTAAACAAACCTTCTAACCTGCACTGATTTTTTTATTCTGTAGATGCAGGAGGCCCTCTGCATTCAGGACAGATTGAGGTAAGAACATTTCTCTTCAGCCTGTTGGCCAGTGATATTTACAGTGTATACTTTCAAGGCTCTTTGTTTGTGGCgataagttcaaattgcatgtggttcgtgattgaagttgtgtgtTGCATGATATTATCATGAACATATTCAAAGCTGTTAAAATCACTTTCCAACCCAGCTGGGCTGAAATTAGTGAATCATCTGAACTCTGATTTGGCAGGAGGTTTTCATCAGGtaatttttcaactttacaagTTGAATTTGcttttttatccccctggcatgtaatgcaggggcatatagtcgacgcctcatcaGTCCGTCCGTAAcaattttgtttccggagcataactcagaaaccgttcaatatttttttaccatacttgatagatataataatctcaacctatagttgtgccttttgctatttacacagttttggcattttttgttgttgtttttccatggaacattttggtgttagtctaatggtgggatgggcttcgtttcaggagcagaactcaaaaaccatgcaatatttttctgcaaaacttggtagatttatcattcagaacctgaagtggagccttttgcaatttacagatttttgcgATGTATTATCTTCTTGGTTTCCacggaaacgtttcggacttactctcaaaagttcgaggtgtgttttgtttctggaacagaattcaaaaacttcttaatatctgtcaataaaacttggtagatatgtgtggcagaccccaaagtggtgccttttggtatttacaggtttttgtgatgtattatttttacggttccatgaacatgttctggacttcgtttccggaacacaactcgaaaaccatttcatatctttctaaAGATCTGGGctgatatatgagacagatcttgaaatggtgacttttcctgattacagatatatggcatttatattttttatgaattccattgaaacaattcaaactttgtctgaaaacacagtaaataactgtcagatgatttgtcctttcaagcATGTGGGGGCCGGTGGGGATATGtaatcttctgatgactcttcttTGATAATATATTGTGACTGTAAGTCCACagtgaaaggtatcagaatctgcaaagttgtgttttgcgttgcatgtaAGCTTTAATTTCATCACATGATTTATAAGAATTTTTAAGTTCAGTGACTGTTGTTAGATAGGTTGATATGtcaaggtaagttaaaaattaatGTAATTATGATTTTTTGGTTTCAAGCAGTTAGCTTTACTTCCAGGATATTGGTCAGTGGACCTGTGTTCGATGTCCCTGGCACAACTATATGATCTGTGTGGCCAGTGGTGAGGGAATATATAAGGTAGGTTATGACATACCACAGGTTTACACATTTACATAGCAGAACTTCAAATCTCTCTTAGTGCTGAGATAGTtgtgagttaatattaatgtatgacacttatgaCTGTCTCgtcactaagagagctttgaaaatctggaCCTGCCCAGACAAGATCACCCAAAACTCTGCAGTTTGGTCTATAATGGAGCATTGTTTGTTGATTGGGAGAAATTATACACACTTTAAATGCTTAACACACATAATGTGTTATggctgtgaacacattcttttTAGGATAATGCTCAATGGATTCATTTCAAACAGGAACGTTGGGTAGCTCgtgtttaaagtgttcgttcatcATACTGAAGCCCCAtcttcgattcctcacatgagtacatTTGATCTGAATATTACTCTTCCAATTTGTTTTCCCAAACTGTGAGAAATCATATGTTTCTGATCTTAAGTATTGTACTATGGTGTTAGCTCAATATGTCTGTAGTCAGAGTGACATCTGACAAACATTCCGTGATGTCATGGGGCAGGTCATCTTTAATTTTAGGTGACACTGAGTTCATATATTGCCACCTTTGTACAGATATATTCacaaacaatgaaaatgaaGCAATTGGCACAACCAATCTGACAATGTCTTTAAAGTAGATCTTTCATTCATATGTAACTTCCTGCATCTGAAGATGCTGAGTGGAGATGGCTCCAGGTTAACCTTAAGCCAGTTCTGTCCAGTTTATGTGAAGGGTGTTTGATTGCTTCTCATAGTTTCTGTTATTAATCGAAAATTTTGATCACAGCAAACTGAAAGAgctaatgaaataatatttatcaGTTCTATTACCTGCTTTTGGGAAATATCAAAAGGTATAAATATCCACAAGAATATATGTAACAGTTGTCATACTTCTTTTTTGTGGAAGATACAATGGCTGAGTGGGTAGGATTGAGGACTCTATTTGCTGGTGATAGGGTGCCTTTCCCTAAGAGGGTGTTGTCTGAATCCTGGATGAAACTCAAGCCCAAAAGAACTACAAGCTAATTCACTTAGATTATATATCTCCCTGAAACATTGTTACCAGTTGATTATACGAGAATGTTTTCCAATAAAATTGGGAAAAATAGTTTATATTTCTAATTCTGTCGGGTTTAACGTATCATTGTAGATATAGAACAGTAAACAAACACAGATTTTTAGAATAATGGTCAGTATAATCATATTAGATATTATTGTCATTTTGCATACTTATGTTTTACATCCATGACTGTAACTGCGAGATGTCTTATGCGGGGGGTCGACTTATGCACGAAACATAACATTGTGACACTGATTTTAGGGGTCAAGGTAGGCTTATACACGGTAATGTATGGTAGAATCTCTACTATAGAAAATGTCATGCCAAATATAGGATGTGATACATTTGACCAGTTTCTAAAATGCAATGTGAATTTATATCATCATAATAGCATTGCAAGTGGAAAATCCATATCTGTTGATTTTCAAGTTACAAGTATGCTTTTCTGAACAAGATAAACCCTTTTTTGCACTTGCACATAAAACTTAAACAAGCCTCAGTGCTGATTTCCTGATAAAACAGTTAACATCTCACTGGTTCCTTGGGAGGTGCCCCCATCTTTTCAGGTAGCTAGGTAGCACGTGAAAGTGAAAGACCTGATTTTAATCAGTTGTGATCTATCAAAACTAAGGTTACTGAGAGTATGTCCCTGTAGGATAACATTTTGCTCTTTCTGTTCACAGTCAATAGATCCATTCAACATGAATAAACCTCCAGAAATGAAGTCGAAAGGTGTGAAGCAGAGGACACATACTGTGATACGGCGGGATGGCAAGCTGTTTGTGAGGCTGACCAGTATAGACAATACTGTGGAATCTGACCACTACAACTGTCCGGAGTACAGGGAAAAATACAGTCTGAGGTGACTCTGGGAGAGTAACAAGTAGCTGATTTACATAGCAATGAAATAACAGAGGTGCTTGTGATCTCTTGGAGAATAATGGTTCCAGACTCATGTGTTTTGGGGTACGTCATAATCTGAGAGGACCCTGGGATTGTAGCAAGTTATCCGTTTACACATCACTGACGACGTACAGGGAACAGTTTCAGATTCTTGTGATGTTGATTGTATCATGGAGATGAACTAGATGGGAGGTAAACAATTTGTTGTGACTTGAGGAATGTAACAAGTAATCTATTTACACAGGATGGAATTCAGAAATACAGGAAACAGACTTGCTTAAGCAGGAGAGTAATGGTTTCAATAATGGCCGAGTTGGTTATGCGACCGCCTTTGTGTACCGTCGATAATGTTCCTGACGGtcggtgtgggttcaaatcctgcaTGGTACTCCGCATAACAGAAGTACAAGAATATGTATTttgctgagaaagtgtaatccaaattATAACATCTGTTACATCAGACCACTTTCTAAAGGGCATTATGTATCAAGAGGTGAACTTGAAGGAGAAAAATACAGTCGGAGGTGACTCTTGGAAAGTACCAAGTCATTACAGAGAATACAGGCAGCTCCTCTTGGCATTCTTTGCGGTGTCCTGTTTTGGAAAAGATTGCTGTCAGCATTGTTCTGTTCAGCTGTGAAACTTTGTAATTTGTGTCTTGTAGATGAGCtggaagtgtgttccacatctCAGCACCGCCTTTAGAAGAAGCTCTATCACAATGGTGTCTGTATGTTtggcttgtacatttaacaCTAGACTGGGATCATTGTATCTTGTGTTGACTGGTCCAGCAGCACATAATGGACATTGTCCATAGTGTCTTTGAGGGCTGGTAAAGTGTGATGAGCTTTTGCAAGCATTACTCTTAGATGCAGtgatatacacatatatcttCAGAAATTAGGCCcttatgaaagaaataaagttaCTGGTTTATCCAGATCccatatactagtatttaccagttttaCGGTTTCTAAgacagaaaaagaataaaagtgACATTCAAGTCTATTTCTTGTTATTCTTCAAGATATGTTGAGCAGTGTTTTTCACCTCATCTTGggaggatgggaaagccacattaattTGGCACACTTAGtgactgcaagagttgtatgatacactgggagttgagactgaaaatatgatgtgctgttgagattgacatacaATGATTGAAGCAATAATAACTGTGTTGGACCTTAAAGATATCTAGAGATGGGTCAAGCAGGGCGCTATAAATATGACGCATGTAATGATAATAACAATGAtcattactggtaaacacatataagatgatccacgacctgacaaatgaccccaatttgcatacttgggaacgccccacacaacgatccacttgaaacaagagggaggcaggttgtctgataaatatcgagaagttcattttccctgtgTGTTTCACGCATGAATAGTTATAGCaaactcgatttgggaacaggcaCATTCTCAACAAATTGAATCACCACAATATACTGagcgatccatttcacgaagcaaatgacattttcctgggttttttttaacaaaattgttgaatatctaaaatgcttgtcaatgccccaatcatctatttgtgttcgtcttaactaaaggttggCATGGAATATCAGAGACTCCAgaaggctactttgtaaaagagaatctgttttggttgcacaatttttgtccatatacat
Above is a genomic segment from Haliotis asinina isolate JCU_RB_2024 chromosome 7, JCU_Hal_asi_v2, whole genome shotgun sequence containing:
- the LOC137291029 gene encoding Rieske domain-containing protein-like isoform X2 gives rise to the protein MSAGEVGEEIFVCHEADLVGSDRKRVTVCGRDVFIVKVRGQFYAMDSFCYHAGGPLHSGQIEDIGQWTCVRCPWHNYMICVASGEGIYKSIDPFNMNKPPEMKSKGVKQRTHTVIRRDGKLFVRLTSIDNTVESDHYNCPEYREKYSLR
- the LOC137291029 gene encoding Rieske domain-containing protein-like isoform X1; its protein translation is MSAGEVGQEEIFVCHEADLVGSDRKRVTVCGRDVFIVKVRGQFYAMDSFCYHAGGPLHSGQIEDIGQWTCVRCPWHNYMICVASGEGIYKSIDPFNMNKPPEMKSKGVKQRTHTVIRRDGKLFVRLTSIDNTVESDHYNCPEYREKYSLR